One Meles meles chromosome 13, mMelMel3.1 paternal haplotype, whole genome shotgun sequence DNA segment encodes these proteins:
- the LOC123955090 gene encoding proline-rich protein 2-like, with protein MLRDPHSEHARPSPGTRTHEEGTFPPPERAGSGRGALQADPGLGVSGPGGSEGPRLRCGPRTPVHAHPHRTARHRTAPHRTAPPPDSRGPAPRPRQRPPRSPPGPLRALLGQSFQAPGRNRRPLGGPRPSRTPSATGPFATRPGGGRWTPGRGGTSGEDVLQELAGKEVAAPRPLKAVPPGPEPPLPSEAPGDAGSEGRQGPASLAGRWPSCRSWQRSWESRMHACQSWASEQPRAGEQLPTCLPPPAAATAGAPPRPSLTRPLHRPPSTTSHPKRF; from the exons ATGC TGCGTGACCCTCACAGCGAACACGCGCGCCCTAGTCCGGGGACACGCACGCACGAGGAGGGCACTTTCCCGCCGCCCGAGCGAGCAGGTTCTGGGCGGGGCGCCCTCCAGGCTGATCCCGGCCTGGGGGTCAGCGGACCTGGGGGCTCGGAGGGGCCCCGGCTTCGCTGCGGCCCGCGGACACCGGTCCACGCCCACCCGCACCGCACCGCACGGCACCGCACCGCACCGCACCGCACCGCACCGCCGCCCGACAGCAGGGGCCCCGCCCCTCGCCCGAGGCAACGTCCTCCCAGGAGCCCGCCAGGCCCCCTTCGGGCTCTCCTGGGCCAGAGCTTCCAGGCGCCAGGGAGGAATCGGCGGCCACTCGGCGGGCCCAGGCCAAGCAGGACTCCCTCTGCCACCGGCCCCTTCGCCACCCGCCCGGGTGGCGGGAGGTGGACCCCAGGCCGTGGTGGAACCTCCGGGGAGGACGTCCTTCAGGAGCTAGCAGGGAAGGAGGTGGCCGCCCCACGGCCTCTGAAGGCTGTCCCTCCAGGGCCCGAGCCGCCGCTGCCCAGCGAAGCCCCAGGGGATGCGGGCAGTGAAGGCAGGCAGGGACCCGCGAGCCTGGCCGGCCGGTGGCCCTCCTGCAGAAGTTGGCAGCGGTCGTGGGAGAGCCGCATGCACGCCTGCCAGAGCTGGGCAAGCGAACAGCCGCGGGCTGGGGAGCAGCTGCCCACCTGCCTCCCGCCACCAGCTGCTGCCACAGCTGGGGCTCCACCCCGACCTTCACTGACCCGGCCACTTCACCGCCCACCGAGCACCACGTCTCACCCCAAACGCTTCTAG